The following are encoded in a window of Streptomyces sp. 11x1 genomic DNA:
- a CDS encoding DUF3263 domain-containing protein produces the protein MDALEPREQAILAVERQSWAGPGAKERAIRERLGIAPVRYYQLLNALLDDPRALAHDPVTVNRLRRVREARREER, from the coding sequence ATGGACGCGCTCGAACCCCGTGAACAGGCCATCCTCGCCGTGGAACGGCAGTCGTGGGCGGGGCCGGGGGCCAAGGAGCGGGCCATAAGGGAGCGGCTCGGGATCGCCCCCGTGCGGTACTACCAGCTCCTCAACGCCCTGCTCGACGACCCCCGCGCCCTCGCCCACGACCCGGTCACCGTCAACCGGCTGCGAAGGGTGCGAGAGGCCCGCCGCGAGGAGCGATGA